One window from the genome of Chloroflexota bacterium encodes:
- a CDS encoding DUF11 domain-containing protein, which translates to MVRTRWVWLGLLALALVLAPLLYRAPASADPSLSVCAWARDESGTGIPGALMTLWGKSGTTWYTLVSGYTDSTGNRLLIYTGPDYERYAVTENNPPGYVSVSASGLGWTTINADRVEATSPPPSCATFVDRLVQATSTPTPTRTRTNTPGPTNTPTRTPSVVTLYRIQGRVEDTVGTGLAGWTVRADLWTGSSWQISADITSTEWDGSFTLEVNTQGLSGYFRIVQWQMRDGYTAVSASSTLPGSVIVDATTILATLPSPGTWGTAVFVRRAPTPTPTATAVDSRIVGYVLQDLLEPIAIPGVTVTLYQKLPDDSLVLLAEDVTNEFGFFEFVGKWPYITLLVVETDPVGFYSTRAVGNSMWHPITPNEILGDPAPTHSDCLYFFDLPLPTETPTPTTTLTPSPTPTDTNTPTHTPTFTPSATVTETPTASATPTASPTPSATQTPTATATPTATRTGTPTFTATPSHTPTPTPTPTATATSTPTNTPTSTPTFTPTPTPTATPTPTSTPTATPTFTPTPTPTATPTFTPTATYTPTHTFTATFTYTSSPTATPTFTPTQTPTATATYTSTNTRTPTATRTATATRTATRTRTPTATPTFTPTNTATPTPTRTPTRTRIPPPVCEENVCAWKYFAIAEDVDDNGLPSPGDVIEYTIIIHTNLPIPAVMTFTDQVPPGTALVPGSLSITPVGHVVSEIPIICTAPVEPGQSFVVTFRVVVLAGVTRICNQGLVSTRCEVEQCVCDELTDDPDTPYDDDPTCFDVITPTATPTTTATATATATPTREPPPGCTDDVCAWKTDSLVIDADGSGVPSPGDTIEYEIVVQNNLSLPSVMTFTDQVPDGTLLVPGSLSIEPVGEVVSEIPLICRADLAPYQGVTIRFRVVILEGVDRICNRGLVAIRCQEEQCVCDELTDDPDTPLDDPTCTDVYPTPPPSPTPTATRTHTPTPTLTPTPTFTPTPGVGWQGLFWKQAALVNDADSNGMASPGDTLRYTLTIVNNLPTTAYGLLIVDNLPAQVEYVAGSLSPSHGIVLTYSPLQVYIDTLNSGETATIVLDVRVRPVGQGNAVNQAILYVGTLVSYSDDPDTPAPGDATVTVIYWPGPTPTPTLTRTSTPVPTVTGLPTSTPTATRTATRTNTPTATLAATATPTRTPSATATRTPTSTPRPLVRRAFLPFVSRGLWWDAAAGDRAIPPRGW; encoded by the coding sequence ATGGTGCGCACTCGTTGGGTCTGGTTGGGACTTTTGGCTTTGGCGCTTGTACTCGCACCGCTGCTCTACCGGGCACCCGCGAGTGCAGATCCCTCGCTGAGCGTCTGCGCGTGGGCGCGAGACGAATCGGGCACGGGCATCCCCGGCGCGCTGATGACGCTCTGGGGCAAGAGCGGGACCACGTGGTACACTCTGGTCAGCGGCTACACCGATTCCACGGGGAACCGCCTCCTGATCTACACCGGCCCCGACTATGAGCGGTATGCGGTTACCGAGAACAATCCTCCAGGCTACGTGTCGGTCTCGGCTTCGGGTTTGGGCTGGACGACGATCAACGCAGACCGCGTAGAGGCTACGTCGCCGCCGCCCAGTTGCGCCACGTTTGTGGACCGCCTCGTGCAGGCCACATCCACGCCGACACCTACGCGCACTCGGACGAATACGCCTGGCCCCACGAACACGCCGACCAGAACGCCGTCGGTCGTTACGCTGTACCGTATCCAAGGGCGTGTGGAAGATACGGTCGGCACGGGTTTGGCGGGCTGGACGGTGCGGGCAGACCTGTGGACGGGCTCGTCCTGGCAGATTTCTGCGGATATCACCAGCACCGAGTGGGACGGGAGTTTCACACTGGAAGTGAACACGCAGGGGCTGTCCGGCTACTTCCGCATTGTCCAATGGCAGATGCGAGACGGTTACACCGCGGTGAGCGCATCTAGCACCCTGCCGGGTTCTGTCATCGTGGATGCCACGACCATCTTGGCGACGTTGCCTTCCCCGGGCACGTGGGGCACGGCGGTTTTCGTGCGCCGGGCGCCCACCCCGACCCCGACCGCGACGGCGGTGGATAGCCGTATCGTGGGATATGTGCTGCAGGACCTGTTGGAGCCTATCGCCATCCCAGGGGTTACCGTAACGCTTTATCAAAAACTACCGGATGACTCACTGGTGCTGCTCGCGGAGGACGTAACGAACGAATTCGGGTTCTTTGAGTTCGTGGGCAAGTGGCCGTACATCACGCTGCTGGTGGTGGAAACGGATCCGGTGGGGTTCTACTCCACGCGGGCGGTGGGCAACAGCATGTGGCATCCGATTACCCCGAACGAGATTCTCGGTGATCCGGCGCCCACGCACTCGGATTGTCTGTACTTCTTTGACCTGCCGTTGCCTACGGAAACGCCCACGCCGACGACGACGCTCACCCCATCGCCCACCCCTACGGACACGAATACGCCGACGCACACGCCAACATTCACGCCAAGCGCGACCGTCACCGAGACGCCGACCGCTTCCGCGACGCCGACGGCCTCGCCCACGCCCAGCGCAACGCAAACGCCTACGGCGACCGCCACACCTACAGCGACGCGGACGGGAACGCCGACGTTTACCGCCACGCCGTCGCATACTCCTACGCCTACGCCCACACCGACGGCGACCGCGACCTCCACGCCCACGAACACGCCGACGTCAACGCCCACGTTTACGCCTACGCCGACACCGACGGCCACGCCAACGCCCACAAGCACGCCCACGGCGACGCCGACGTTCACGCCCACGCCGACACCGACGGCTACGCCTACCTTTACGCCAACGGCGACGTATACGCCTACGCATACGTTCACGGCGACGTTCACGTACACATCTTCGCCGACGGCGACGCCGACATTCACGCCGACGCAGACGCCCACGGCAACGGCGACCTACACCAGTACCAATACGCGGACCCCGACGGCGACGCGGACGGCCACGGCGACCCGCACGGCGACGCGCACGCGAACCCCAACGGCGACGCCCACGTTCACCCCCACGAACACGGCGACGCCCACGCCGACCCGCACGCCGACGCGCACGCGGATACCGCCGCCGGTTTGTGAGGAAAATGTGTGCGCCTGGAAATACTTTGCCATCGCGGAGGACGTGGACGACAACGGCTTGCCATCGCCCGGCGATGTCATTGAGTACACCATCATCATTCACACGAACCTGCCAATTCCGGCGGTGATGACGTTCACGGACCAGGTGCCGCCGGGCACTGCCCTTGTCCCCGGCAGTTTGTCCATTACCCCGGTCGGGCACGTGGTGAGCGAGATTCCCATCATCTGCACGGCGCCAGTGGAGCCGGGCCAGTCGTTCGTCGTAACATTCCGGGTTGTGGTGTTGGCCGGGGTGACTCGCATCTGCAATCAGGGACTTGTGTCCACGCGCTGCGAGGTGGAGCAGTGCGTCTGCGACGAACTGACCGATGACCCGGACACGCCCTACGATGACGACCCCACCTGCTTTGACGTGATTACGCCGACGGCGACGCCGACCACCACGGCCACCGCCACGGCGACCGCAACGCCTACACGCGAACCGCCACCCGGCTGCACGGATGATGTGTGCGCATGGAAGACGGATTCGCTCGTGATAGATGCGGATGGAAGCGGCGTGCCGTCTCCGGGCGACACGATTGAGTACGAGATTGTGGTGCAGAACAACCTGTCGCTGCCGTCGGTGATGACGTTCACCGATCAAGTTCCCGATGGCACGCTGCTGGTGCCCGGAAGCCTGTCCATTGAGCCAGTGGGGGAAGTGGTGAGCGAGATACCGCTCATTTGCCGCGCCGACTTGGCGCCGTACCAGGGGGTAACGATTCGGTTCCGCGTGGTTATCCTGGAAGGCGTGGACCGGATTTGCAATAGGGGACTGGTTGCGATTCGCTGCCAGGAGGAGCAGTGCGTCTGCGATGAACTGACCGATGACCCCGACACGCCTTTGGATGATCCGACGTGCACGGATGTCTATCCGACGCCGCCGCCCTCGCCGACGCCGACAGCCACCCGGACACACACGCCCACGCCGACCCTTACGCCGACACCCACTTTTACGCCCACGCCTGGCGTTGGGTGGCAGGGGCTGTTCTGGAAGCAGGCCGCGCTGGTGAATGACGCGGATTCCAACGGCATGGCCTCGCCGGGGGACACGCTGCGATATACGCTGACGATTGTCAACAACCTGCCGACGACAGCCTATGGCCTGCTGATCGTGGACAACCTCCCGGCCCAGGTGGAGTATGTGGCTGGGAGCCTTTCGCCGTCGCACGGGATTGTGCTGACCTACAGCCCGCTGCAGGTGTACATAGACACACTGAACTCGGGAGAGACGGCCACCATCGTGTTGGATGTGCGCGTGCGGCCGGTGGGGCAGGGGAATGCGGTGAATCAGGCGATCCTGTACGTCGGGACGCTGGTGAGTTACAGCGACGACCCCGATACCCCTGCGCCAGGGGACGCAACCGTTACGGTCATCTACTGGCCTGGGCCGACACCGACGCCGACACTCACGCGAACATCAACGCCTGTCCCGACGGTTACGGGGTTGCCGACGAGCACCCCGACGGCGACGCGAACGGCCACGCGCACGAACACGCCAACGGCCACTCTGGCCGCCACCGCGACTCCCACGCGAACGCCTTCGGCTACGGCGACGCGGACGCCAACCTCCACGCCGCGGCCCCTGGTGCGCAGGGCATTCCTGCCGTTCGTGTCCAGAGGGCTATGGTGGGACGCAGCGGCCGGCGATCGCGCCATCCCGCCGCGAGGCTGGTAG
- a CDS encoding isoaspartyl peptidase/L-asparaginase has protein sequence MTLAIIVHGGAWAIPDDQVDAHARGCLAALRTGWAILREGGSALDAVEAAIRIMEDDPIFDAGKGSCLTQDGEVELDASLMDGETLNVGAVACVKHIAQPIHLARLVMGSPHVLLVGEGAERFAEQHGMALCATEDLIVDRERAIWEEFRRQGHTRLGDVFEARHDTVGAVALDASGNIAAGLSTGGTPNKLPGRVGDVPQIGCGFYADNAVGGVACTGLGEAIARMALAQRAIHLLQAGLAPQQAAERAIQMLATRVGGSAGLIILDHLGRVGFDYNTKRMARAFLTDGMAAPYVAVDRTQWQGARR, from the coding sequence ATGACCCTGGCGATAATCGTACACGGCGGAGCGTGGGCCATCCCCGACGATCAGGTGGACGCCCATGCGCGTGGCTGCCTGGCCGCCCTGCGCACCGGCTGGGCCATTTTACGCGAGGGCGGCTCGGCGCTGGACGCCGTAGAGGCCGCCATTCGCATCATGGAAGATGATCCCATCTTTGACGCCGGCAAAGGCTCGTGCCTGACACAGGACGGCGAGGTGGAACTGGACGCCAGCCTCATGGACGGCGAGACGCTGAACGTCGGCGCGGTAGCCTGTGTGAAGCACATCGCCCAACCGATTCACCTGGCGCGCCTGGTCATGGGAAGCCCCCACGTGCTGCTCGTCGGCGAGGGCGCCGAACGCTTCGCCGAACAACACGGCATGGCGCTGTGTGCAACCGAAGATCTCATCGTGGACCGCGAGCGGGCCATCTGGGAGGAATTCCGGCGACAAGGGCACACGCGCCTGGGCGATGTCTTTGAAGCGCGCCACGACACGGTCGGCGCGGTGGCACTGGATGCTTCAGGGAACATCGCCGCCGGACTCTCCACCGGCGGCACGCCCAACAAACTGCCCGGCCGCGTGGGCGATGTCCCGCAAATAGGCTGCGGTTTCTACGCCGACAACGCCGTCGGCGGCGTAGCCTGCACCGGCTTGGGCGAGGCCATCGCCCGCATGGCACTGGCCCAGCGGGCTATCCATCTGCTCCAAGCGGGCCTGGCGCCCCAACAAGCCGCCGAGCGCGCCATCCAAATGCTGGCCACTCGCGTAGGCGGCTCCGCCGGACTGATCATCCTGGATCACCTGGGCCGCGTCGGCTTTGACTACAACACCAAACGCATGGCCCGCGCCTTCCTCACGGATGGCATGGCCGCCCCCTACGTCGCCGTGGACCGCACCCAATGGCAAGGAGCACGAAGATAG
- a CDS encoding glycosyltransferase family 4 protein has protein sequence MPKTPDAPLRICMITDCYPPSIGGIENHVYALSRELARLGHRVTVVTHREVYPRKGRAAPVVIPTDVEVIRLRGLTLRLPDGSDPALDPSMIAQLGRLLAEREFDIVHGHTVESPFVLALMRKAARMGFPTIITKHSMVERPKRPPLVGGIMRAWMTAIVNQFTAYIAVSEPAAQELRKSKSKAFVIHNAIDMNLFRPDAALRATARASLGFSDQHIVIGFLSRFVPSKGILELVRVGEHLAEQDPLLRFLLVGGGPLKERAEQEVLKNGLADRFHFVGFQAWAQTPAYLNAMDIFAFPSQSEGFGMALLEAMACGLPAVTTDRTGTQDIVRPGETALVADSTEDLERHLALLISDEALRQRLGAAARRAVEQSMDWTAVAWQTAEAYRETIALKRGVPS, from the coding sequence ATGCCGAAAACACCCGATGCCCCTCTGCGCATCTGCATGATCACCGACTGCTACCCGCCCAGCATCGGCGGCATTGAGAATCACGTGTACGCCCTGTCGCGTGAACTGGCCCGGCTAGGCCATCGGGTAACCGTGGTTACGCACAGGGAGGTCTATCCCCGCAAGGGCCGTGCGGCGCCAGTTGTCATCCCAACGGACGTGGAAGTCATCCGCCTTCGCGGGCTGACGCTGCGCCTCCCGGACGGCTCCGACCCCGCCCTGGACCCTTCCATGATTGCCCAGTTGGGACGCCTTCTGGCCGAGCGCGAGTTTGACATCGTTCACGGCCACACGGTGGAAAGCCCCTTCGTTCTCGCGCTGATGCGCAAGGCGGCCCGCATGGGCTTCCCTACCATCATCACCAAGCACTCCATGGTGGAGAGGCCCAAGCGACCACCCCTTGTCGGGGGCATTATGCGAGCCTGGATGACCGCCATCGTCAACCAGTTCACAGCCTACATCGCGGTCAGCGAGCCTGCGGCACAGGAGTTGAGGAAGAGCAAGAGCAAGGCCTTCGTCATCCACAATGCCATTGACATGAATCTGTTCCGGCCTGACGCGGCCCTTCGGGCAACGGCGCGCGCATCCCTCGGCTTCAGCGACCAGCACATCGTCATCGGGTTTCTGTCGCGATTTGTGCCGAGCAAGGGCATCTTGGAACTCGTGCGAGTCGGCGAGCATCTGGCGGAACAAGATCCCCTTCTTCGCTTCCTCCTCGTCGGCGGCGGCCCTCTGAAGGAACGTGCCGAGCAGGAAGTCTTGAAAAACGGCCTGGCAGACCGCTTCCATTTCGTTGGCTTCCAGGCCTGGGCGCAGACTCCCGCCTACCTCAACGCCATGGACATCTTCGCCTTCCCAAGCCAAAGCGAGGGGTTTGGCATGGCGTTGCTGGAAGCCATGGCTTGTGGCTTGCCTGCGGTAACCACGGACCGGACAGGCACGCAGGACATTGTGCGCCCCGGCGAGACGGCGCTTGTCGCAGACTCCACCGAAGACCTGGAGAGACATCTGGCGCTCCTCATCAGCGACGAGGCGCTGCGACAACGGCTGGGCGCTGCGGCTCGCCGCGCCGTAGAGCAGAGCATGGACTGGACCGCCGTAGCGTGGCAAACTGCCGAGGCTTACCGCGAAACCATCGCGCTCAAGCGAGGAGTACCTTCATGA
- a CDS encoding CAP domain-containing protein, producing MTPQPTRTPTPKPDLSAAARYMMELVNRDRQAAGLSSVQWDETAARAAQAHAEEMATYGYLSHWNLAGHGPEHRYSFAGGRDAVRENVYSYYQRYSTGAGIPIQDWKAIVEQAEQALMESPGHRDNILQSSHTHVGIGIGYNPAQGEIRIVQEFVDRYVVLDPAPESVNRGESVQVSGRILPGVSSPLINLAYEPFPTPMSVADLNQTSTYTSRAEVFQAMAPRVQGDRFSATIRIAETDKPGLYHVRVWAAQGGEHIFVGNIILTVR from the coding sequence TTGACGCCGCAACCCACGCGCACGCCCACGCCGAAACCCGACTTGTCGGCCGCGGCCCGCTACATGATGGAACTGGTCAACCGAGACCGCCAGGCCGCGGGCCTTTCGTCCGTCCAATGGGACGAAACCGCCGCACGCGCCGCCCAAGCCCACGCCGAAGAAATGGCCACCTATGGGTACCTGAGCCATTGGAATCTGGCAGGACACGGCCCCGAGCACCGCTATTCCTTCGCGGGCGGGCGAGACGCCGTCCGCGAAAACGTGTACAGTTACTATCAGCGATACTCCACCGGTGCAGGAATCCCCATCCAGGACTGGAAGGCCATCGTGGAGCAAGCCGAGCAGGCGCTGATGGAGAGCCCAGGCCACCGCGACAACATCCTGCAATCCTCGCACACCCATGTCGGAATCGGCATTGGGTACAACCCCGCGCAAGGGGAGATAAGAATTGTCCAGGAATTCGTGGACCGCTACGTGGTTCTGGACCCGGCGCCCGAGTCCGTAAACCGCGGCGAGAGCGTACAAGTTTCGGGCAGAATACTCCCCGGCGTCTCGTCCCCGCTTATCAATCTCGCCTACGAGCCATTTCCCACGCCGATGAGCGTCGCGGACCTAAACCAGACTTCCACCTACACGTCCCGTGCCGAGGTGTTCCAAGCGATGGCGCCCCGCGTTCAGGGAGACCGCTTCTCGGCGACCATCCGCATCGCCGAGACGGACAAGCCGGGGCTGTACCATGTGCGCGTCTGGGCGGCGCAGGGCGGCGAGCACATCTTCGTGGGCAACATCATCCTGACGGTGCGCTGA
- a CDS encoding metallopeptidase family protein gives MPLRISPETFDELVVQALESLPDEIRDKLDNVAVMVEDYPTRAQLRAGGVRRGMLLFGLYEGVPLTGRTSGYNMVMPDRITLFREPILMACRTTEEVRKTIAHTVLHEIAHHFGISDERLREIGAY, from the coding sequence ATGCCTTTGCGAATCAGCCCGGAAACCTTTGATGAACTGGTGGTGCAGGCGCTGGAGTCGCTGCCCGACGAAATCCGCGATAAATTGGACAACGTGGCCGTGATGGTGGAAGACTATCCGACGCGGGCGCAACTTCGCGCGGGTGGAGTTAGGCGCGGCATGCTTCTTTTCGGACTTTACGAGGGCGTTCCACTGACGGGCAGGACTTCGGGGTACAATATGGTCATGCCCGACCGCATCACGCTGTTCCGGGAACCCATCCTTATGGCATGCCGCACTACGGAGGAAGTCCGCAAAACCATAGCGCATACCGTTCTGCACGAGATTGCCCATCATTTCGGCATCTCGGACGAGCGGCTGCGGGAGATTGGGGCGTACTGA
- the tpx gene encoding thiol peroxidase yields MEERYGVVKAGGQPLTLVGSPVVVGQKAPDFRLLDNDGHPVTLADTAGKVRLISVVPSLDTRVCDLQTRRFNAEADKLGDKVRILTVSVDLPFAQKRWCGAAGVDRLQTLSDHYDTNFGLAYGVLIKEKRLLARSIFIVDEQDIVRYVQIMPDLGQEPDYEAALDALKRIL; encoded by the coding sequence ATGGAGGAACGCTACGGAGTTGTGAAGGCTGGAGGGCAGCCGCTGACGTTGGTCGGCTCGCCAGTGGTGGTGGGCCAGAAGGCTCCTGACTTCCGACTGCTGGACAACGATGGGCATCCGGTTACCCTGGCGGATACGGCGGGCAAGGTGCGGCTTATCAGCGTGGTGCCGTCGCTGGACACGCGGGTGTGCGACTTGCAGACCCGCCGATTCAACGCCGAGGCCGACAAACTCGGCGACAAGGTGCGGATTCTGACGGTGAGCGTGGACTTGCCGTTCGCGCAGAAGCGGTGGTGCGGGGCGGCCGGCGTGGACAGGCTGCAGACGCTTTCCGATCACTACGATACCAACTTCGGCTTGGCGTATGGCGTGCTCATCAAGGAGAAGAGGCTCCTCGCGCGGAGCATCTTCATCGTGGACGAGCAGGATATCGTGCGATACGTGCAGATTATGCCGGACTTGGGGCAGGAACCCGACTACGAGGCGGCGCTGGACGCGCTGAAGAGAATCCTGTAG
- a CDS encoding 4Fe-4S binding protein, whose protein sequence is MAHKIDPELCISCGACAAVCPEEAITEGDESYVIDPEKCADCGTCVDECPQEAISEA, encoded by the coding sequence ATGGCTCACAAAATTGACCCCGAACTGTGTATCTCTTGTGGCGCATGCGCCGCGGTTTGCCCCGAAGAGGCCATCACCGAAGGCGACGAATCCTACGTGATTGACCCCGAGAAGTGCGCAGACTGCGGCACGTGCGTGGATGAGTGCCCGCAGGAGGCCATTTCCGAAGCATAA
- a CDS encoding DUF2892 domain-containing protein, with translation MSSTAGRALRIVVGAILVVLALFGPNWSTALEVILLLLGILFIVVGALNLCLLAPLFGKPIKGGK, from the coding sequence ATGAGCAGCACTGCAGGACGCGCATTGCGGATCGTAGTGGGCGCAATTCTTGTCGTGTTGGCGCTCTTCGGCCCCAACTGGAGCACGGCGCTGGAGGTCATCCTCCTGCTGCTGGGCATCCTGTTCATCGTGGTTGGGGCGCTGAACCTGTGCCTGCTGGCCCCCTTGTTCGGCAAGCCCATCAAGGGCGGCAAATAA
- a CDS encoding CoA pyrophosphatase translates to MSLWPTPEELRRALRGPLPGRPAQLWMAPQPRPMDADHRPQLAAVLLLLYPCESGWCFPLTLRTNAVATHQGQVSLPGGARHGRESLACTALRETAEELGIIADEVRMLGRLTPVYVAVSDFQVFPFVGYLPARPEFHPSPEEVAEVVETPLKTLLDEQARFEEDWDLPDGRHLHVPYFRIHGHKVWGATAVILGEFVWLLRGMAAARK, encoded by the coding sequence ATGAGCCTGTGGCCGACGCCTGAAGAACTGCGCCGCGCGTTGCGAGGGCCGTTGCCGGGTCGCCCCGCGCAATTGTGGATGGCACCCCAGCCGCGCCCGATGGATGCCGATCATCGCCCGCAACTCGCTGCGGTGTTGTTGCTGCTGTACCCGTGCGAGTCGGGGTGGTGCTTCCCGCTGACGTTGCGCACCAACGCGGTCGCGACGCACCAGGGGCAGGTGTCGCTGCCGGGCGGGGCACGGCATGGCCGGGAGAGCCTGGCGTGCACCGCGCTGCGGGAGACTGCCGAAGAACTGGGCATTATCGCCGATGAGGTGCGCATGTTGGGCCGGCTTACGCCCGTCTATGTGGCGGTGAGCGATTTTCAGGTGTTCCCCTTTGTGGGATACCTGCCCGCGCGGCCCGAATTCCACCCAAGCCCGGAGGAAGTTGCCGAAGTCGTGGAGACGCCGCTGAAAACTCTATTGGATGAGCAGGCGCGCTTTGAGGAGGACTGGGATCTGCCGGACGGTCGGCATCTTCACGTACCCTACTTTCGGATCCACGGGCACAAGGTCTGGGGCGCCACGGCGGTGATCCTGGGCGAGTTCGTGTGGCTGCTGCGAGGAATGGCGGCTGCAAGAAAATGA